The following proteins are encoded in a genomic region of Arachis stenosperma cultivar V10309 chromosome 4, arast.V10309.gnm1.PFL2, whole genome shotgun sequence:
- the LOC130975337 gene encoding uncharacterized mitochondrial protein AtMg00810-like, with product MILMVSLQHTFEMKDLGSLSYFLGLEVISTVDGIYLSQAKYALDLLAQARITDSHTESTSLEPNVRFTPMDGIVLDNHTLYRQLVGGLVYLTVTRPDIGYPVHVLSQFLLTPRTTHYAAVLHVLCYIKGTLFHGLYFSACSSLSLQAYSDADWAGDPTDRRSTTGYCLFLGDSLIFWRAKKQTFTARSSTDVEYRALADTTAEVVSICWFLADLGASQSSPIDFL from the coding sequence ATGATTTTGATGGTATCCCTTCAACATacttttgagatgaaagatcttggttcTCTCAGCTACTTTCTTGGTTTAGAAGTCATCTCTACCGTTGATGGCATCTATCTCTCTCAGGCTAAATATGCTTTAGATCTCCTTGCTCAAGCTAGAATTACAGATAGTCACACTGAATCTACTTCTCTTGAGCCTAATGTTCGATTTACTCCTATGGATGGCATTGTTCTGGATAATCATACTCTTTATCGACAGCTAGTTGGCGGACTCGTCTACTTAACTGTCACCCGACCAGACATCGGCTATCCGGTTCATGTTCTTAGCCAGTTCTTGTTAACTCCTCGTACTACTCACTATGCGGCAGTTCTTCACGTTCTTTGTTACATCAAAGGCACCCTATTCCATGGCCTTTATTTTTCTGCCTGTTCCTCTTTATCCCTTCAAGCGTACTCAGATGCTGATTGGGCTGGTGATCCTACTGATCGTCGTTCCACTACTGGttattgtttgtttcttggcGACTCTCTCATTTTCTGGCGAGCTAAGAAGCAAACATTCACTGCTCGGTCAAGCACCGATGTTGAATACCGTGCCCTTGCTGACACCACTGCTGAAGTTGTCTCGATTTGTTGGTTTCTCGCAGACTTGGGTGCTTCTCAGTCATCCCCAATTGATTTTTTGTGA